One window of Desulfobacca acetoxidans DSM 11109 genomic DNA carries:
- a CDS encoding cold-shock protein, with product MKYRGKVKFFNESKGWGFIKQDDGPEVFVHYSNIQSKGFRTLKENEEVEFELSEGAKGPQAINVVKL from the coding sequence ATGAAGTACAGAGGCAAAGTTAAGTTTTTTAACGAAAGCAAAGGCTGGGGGTTTATCAAACAGGACGATGGGCCGGAGGTCTTTGTACACTACTCCAACATTCAATCCAAAGGATTTCGCACGCTGAAGGAAAATGAAGAGGTCGAGTTTGAACTAAGCGAAGGTGCCAAAGGGCCACAGGCAATTAATGTTGTTAAATTGTAA
- a CDS encoding sugar phosphate isomerase/epimerase family protein, protein MIGIVKAQVQVNAPFSMLWERYLPLFLEQGLNPEIGLDASSLDCFSQRDFAKVADMFHKAGLSITLHAPFQDLVPGALDAKILAASRSRLQDAFDQLDIFQARSIVCHIGYESRHYQGLEDRWLDHSIGTWAPLADQAARQGTLLTLENVYETEPQLIKELLTRLRGVKVGFCLDVGHLQAFGGGDFQGWLETLGPLVGQLHLHDNHGVNDDHLALGAGIVPFPGILAYFTNARQRPIITLEPHHENSLQPSLTYLAAHWPW, encoded by the coding sequence ATGATTGGGATAGTCAAAGCCCAGGTGCAGGTAAACGCTCCTTTCAGCATGTTATGGGAGCGCTATCTACCTCTGTTTCTCGAGCAGGGTCTGAATCCGGAAATCGGTCTGGACGCCAGCAGCCTGGACTGTTTTTCTCAACGGGATTTTGCCAAGGTTGCGGATATGTTTCATAAGGCCGGTTTGAGCATCACCTTGCACGCCCCGTTTCAGGATCTGGTACCGGGGGCGCTCGATGCCAAGATTCTGGCTGCCAGCCGTTCCCGGCTCCAGGATGCTTTCGATCAACTGGATATATTTCAGGCACGCAGCATTGTCTGTCATATCGGTTATGAGAGCCGTCATTATCAAGGGCTGGAAGACCGCTGGCTGGACCACAGTATTGGCACGTGGGCGCCTCTGGCCGATCAGGCGGCTCGCCAGGGAACGCTTTTGACCCTAGAGAATGTCTATGAAACGGAACCGCAGCTTATCAAGGAGTTGCTAACGCGGCTCCGGGGAGTCAAGGTCGGATTCTGTTTGGATGTAGGGCACCTGCAGGCCTTTGGCGGGGGGGACTTCCAGGGGTGGTTAGAAACCCTGGGACCGCTGGTAGGACAGCTTCACCTGCATGACAATCATGGCGTTAACGATGACCACCTGGCCTTAGGAGCGGGGATCGTTCCGTTTCCCGGTATCCTGGCATATTTTACCAATGCCCGGCAACGGCCGATTATTACACTGGAGCCGCATCACGAAAACAGCCTGCAGCCATCGCTCACCTATCTTGCCGCTCACTGGCCCTGGTAA
- the mce gene encoding methylmalonyl-CoA epimerase has protein sequence MKIKCISHLGIAVKELEPVKKLYGENLQLEGHHEEVVESQKVKVSFFKVGETNIELLLATSPESAVAKYIEKNGEGIHHVAFEVEDLESALEELKAAGVKLIDEKPREGAHGAKIAFIHPKATHGVLIELCQHAH, from the coding sequence ATGAAAATTAAATGTATCTCCCATCTGGGCATCGCGGTCAAAGAACTGGAGCCGGTTAAGAAGCTTTACGGAGAAAACCTGCAATTAGAAGGTCACCATGAGGAGGTGGTAGAATCTCAGAAGGTGAAAGTCAGCTTCTTTAAAGTCGGAGAGACCAATATTGAGTTGTTGCTGGCTACCAGCCCCGAGAGTGCGGTAGCCAAATACATTGAGAAAAACGGTGAGGGAATCCATCACGTCGCTTTTGAGGTAGAGGATTTAGAATCAGCCTTGGAGGAACTCAAGGCCGCCGGCGTCAAATTGATCGACGAGAAACCCCGGGAGGGCGCCCATGGGGCCAAAATCGCTTTCATTCATCCTAAGGCCACGCACGGGGTGCTGATAGAACTCTGTCAACATGCCCACTAG